The Stigmatella ashevillena genomic sequence GGCATGGCGGCTCCAAGACCGGGGCCCTGGGGACAGGAGAGCAGCTGGAAAAGGGGCTGGTGCTCCAGATTGCCCTTCGGCTGCGCGAGCGGCTCGAGGAGGAGACAGGGGCCCAGGTGTACCTCACCCGGGAGAAGGATGCGTTGGTCCACCTGCCGGACCGGGTGACGTTCGCCAACGGCAAGCGGCCGGACCTCTTCATGTCCATCCACGCCAACTCCATGCCCACGCGCAAGCTGCGCGAGCGGGTGGAGGGCATCGAGACGTACTTCCTGTCCGCCGCCGCGTCGGGAGCAGGGGCACGGGCCACCGCGGACCGCGAGAACGCGGACGCGCCGCGCGCCCAGGCCGTCCAGAACGACTCCACGCTGAACTTCATCCTCAACGACCTGGTCCGCATGGATGCGCACGCGGGCTCATCCCGTTTGGCGTACGCCATCCACCAGCGCCTCATTGCCAGCACGGGGGCCTCCGACCGGGGAGTCCTCCAGGCACCCTTCTTCGTCCTCACGGGCGTGGAGGCCCCGGCGGTCCTCATCGAGGTGGGCTACATCTCCCATCCGCAAGAGGGGGCCCGGCTGGCCCGCGCGGAGTACCAGGAGAAGCTCGTGAGCGCCATTACCTCGGGGGTGAAGGACTTCCTGAAAGACCTGCGCAAGCGTGACGCCCCCTCGGCTGCGGACTCCGAGACACCCCAGGCGGCCGCGCCCACATCTCCTTGAAAGGAGACCGTTCGGCTCTGCTAGAGAGGGGGTCTCACTCTCGCCCGAGGAGCTGCCCGTGCGGTCCTTCCAACGTGGTGCGCTGGATCTTCGTCCCGTTACCCTCACGCCGGGAGTCTCCCGTCATGCGGAGGGCTCGGCCCAGGTGGAGTTCGGCCATACCCGCGTCATCGTCACCTGCTCCGTGGAGGAGCGCGTTCCGCCTCACCTGATGGGGAAGGGGACGGGCTGGGTCACGGCCGAGTACGGGATGCTCCCGCGCTCCACCCACACCCGCACGCACCGCGAGGCGGCCAAGGGCA encodes the following:
- a CDS encoding N-acetylmuramoyl-L-alanine amidase family protein, which gives rise to MMLRALVFLVLLGLAPSARGAERVARIVIDPGHGGSKTGALGTGEQLEKGLVLQIALRLRERLEEETGAQVYLTREKDALVHLPDRVTFANGKRPDLFMSIHANSMPTRKLRERVEGIETYFLSAAASGAGARATADRENADAPRAQAVQNDSTLNFILNDLVRMDAHAGSSRLAYAIHQRLIASTGASDRGVLQAPFFVLTGVEAPAVLIEVGYISHPQEGARLARAEYQEKLVSAITSGVKDFLKDLRKRDAPSAADSETPQAAAPTSP